One genomic segment of Ricinus communis isolate WT05 ecotype wild-type chromosome 5, ASM1957865v1, whole genome shotgun sequence includes these proteins:
- the LOC8258420 gene encoding protein DMP6, with translation MLTQSKNTRCRKTTESSQLMEIKVAENGNEKLPLLRDFPIPNTEEKNLIQKAISQTFKSTAHLANLLPTGTVLAFQLLSPIFSNQGNCDPVSRFMTAGLVSLCGLSCFLSSFTDSVRDENGNVSYGFATVHGLWIIDGSTTISPEIATKYRLKFIDFMHAIMSILVFSAIALFDQNVVACFYPTPSAETQELLTTLPVGIGMICSMLFVVFPTQRHGIGFPISAI, from the coding sequence ATGTTAACGCAATCCAAAAACACTCGTTGCAGGAAGACAACAGAAAGTTCACAGCTAATGGAGATTAAAGTAGCCGAAAACGGGAACGAAAAGCTGCCTCTTCTTCGAGATTTCCCTATTCCTAACACCGAAGAGAAAAACCTGATACAGAAAGCAATTAGTCAGACATTTAAAAGCACGGCCCATTTAGCCAATCTGTTACCTACTGGAACAGTTCTTGCATTCCAACTTCTGTCACCCATTTTCTCAAATCAAGGCAACTGCGACCCAGTTAGCAGGTTCATGACAGCCGGATTAGTATCCCTCTGCGGACTATCATGTTTCCTGTCAAGCTTTACAGATAGCGTCAGAGACGAGAATGGGAATGTCTCTTATGGGTTTGCTACGGTTCATGGATTATGGATTATTGATGGGTCAACAACTATTTCACCTGAAATTGCTACAAAGTACAGgctaaaatttatagatttcatGCACGCAATTATGTCAATTCTTGTATTTTCGGCTATTGCATTGTTTGATCAGAATGTCGTGGCTTGTTTCTATCCAACACCATCAGCTGAGACACAAGAGCTGCTTACGACGTTGCCGGTTGGAATTGGTATGATTTGCAGTATGTTGTTTGTTGTGTTTCCCACTCAGCGCCATGGAATTGGCTTCCCTATTTCTGCTATTTGa
- the LOC8258423 gene encoding triose phosphate/phosphate translocator, chloroplastic isoform X1: MESRVLSRATTTLSSLPHLRRPMRESNTTSFVSMKPIGTVGEGGNLIWGRQLRPSLLLESSPATKRENLRPTMAAASSPAEGSDSSGDKVAPVGFFEKYPALVTGFFFFMWYFLNVIFNILNKKIYNYFPYPYFVSVIHLLVGVVYCLVSWAVGLPKRAPIDSNLLKLLIPVAVCHALGHVTSNVSFAAVAVSFTHTIKALEPFFNAAASQFILGQSIPITLWLSLAPVVIGVSMASLTELSFNWIGFISAMISNISFTYRSIYSKKAMTDMDSTNIYAYISIIALFVCIPPAIIFEGPQLMKYGFNDAIAKVGTTKFITDLFWVGMFYHLYNQLATNTLERVAPLTHAVGNVLKRVFVIGFSIVVFGNKISTQTGIGTCIAIAGVAMYSFLKAKIEEEKRVSIIEIS; this comes from the exons ATGGAGTCGCGAGTATTGTCACGCGCCACCACCACTCTCTCCTCTTTGCCTCACTTACGGAGGCCTATGCGAGAGAGCAATACTACCAGTTTCGTTTCAATGAAACCGATCGGAACTGTCGGTGAAGGCGGGAACCTGATATGGGGAAGGCAACTCCGGCCATCTCTGCTTTTGGAAAGCTCTCCAGCAACCAAACGGGAGAATCTCCGCCCAACAATGGCTGCTGCTTCTTCTCCTGCTGAAGGAAGCGATTCCTCCGG GGATAAAGTTGCTCCGGTCggattttttgaaaaatatccGGCACTCGTTACCggattcttcttcttcatgtG GTACTTCTTGAACGTGATATTTAACATACTCAACAAGAAGATCTACAATTACTTCCCTTATCCTTA CTTTGTGTCAGTGATCCATTTGTTGGTTGGAGTTGTTTACTGTTTGGTTAGCTGGGCCGTTGGTCTTCCTAAGCGCGCC CCAATTGACTCAAACCTCCTGAAGCTGTTGATACCTGTTGCCGTGTGTCATGCGTTAGGCCATGTGACCAGTAATGTTTCATTTGCAGCAGTTGCTGTCTCCTTCACTCATACAATCAAAG CTCTTGAGCCCTTCTTCAATGCTGCTGcttctcaatttattttgggaCAGTCAATACCCATTACACTGTGGCTTTCACTTGCTCCCGTGGTTATTG GTGTTTCCATGGCATCATTGACTGAGCTCTCATTCAATTGGATTGGCTTTATCAGTGCTATGATTTCCAACATCTCTTTCACTTACAGGAGTATCTACTCGAAGAAAGCTATG ACTGATATGGACAGCACTAATATCTATGCTTACATTTCCATCATTGCTCTCTTTGTCTGTATTCCACCTGCCATTATT TTCGAGGGACCTCAATTAATGAAGTATGGTTTTAATGATGCAATTGCTAAAGTGGGTACAACCAAGTTCATCACAGACCTCTTCTGGGTTGGAATGTTTTATCACCTCTACAACCAG TTGGCTACCAACACTTTGGAGAGGGTTGCACCTCTTACACATGCAGTCGGCAATGTGCTGAAACGTGTGTTTGTGATTGGCTTCTCAATCGTTGTCTTTG GTAACAAGATTTCAACACAAACTGGGATCGGAACATGCATTGCAATTGCTGGAGTGGCAATGTACTCCTTCCTGAAGGCTAAGATTGAAGAAGAGAAACGAGTGAGTATTATTGAAATATCTTAG
- the LOC8258423 gene encoding triose phosphate/phosphate translocator TPT, chloroplastic isoform X2: MESRVLSRATTTLSSLPHLRRPMRESNTTSFVSMKPIGTVGEGGNLIWGRQLRPSLLLESSPATKRENLRPTMAAASSPAEGSDSSGDKVAPVGFFEKYPALVTGFFFFMWYFLNVIFNILNKKIYNYFPYPYFVSVIHLLVGVVYCLVSWAVGLPKRAPIDSNLLKLLIPVAVCHALGHVTSNVSFAAVAVSFTHTIKALEPFFNAAASQFILGQSIPITLWLSLAPVVIGVSMASLTELSFNWIGFISAMISNISFTYRSIYSKKAMTDMDSTNIYAYISIIALFVCIPPAIIFEGPQLMKYGFNDAIAKVGTTKFITDLFWVGMFYHLYNQLATNTLERVAPLTHAVGNVLKRVFVIGFSIVVFGNKISTQTGIGTCIAIAGVAMYSFLKAKIEEEKRQGKTA; encoded by the exons ATGGAGTCGCGAGTATTGTCACGCGCCACCACCACTCTCTCCTCTTTGCCTCACTTACGGAGGCCTATGCGAGAGAGCAATACTACCAGTTTCGTTTCAATGAAACCGATCGGAACTGTCGGTGAAGGCGGGAACCTGATATGGGGAAGGCAACTCCGGCCATCTCTGCTTTTGGAAAGCTCTCCAGCAACCAAACGGGAGAATCTCCGCCCAACAATGGCTGCTGCTTCTTCTCCTGCTGAAGGAAGCGATTCCTCCGG GGATAAAGTTGCTCCGGTCggattttttgaaaaatatccGGCACTCGTTACCggattcttcttcttcatgtG GTACTTCTTGAACGTGATATTTAACATACTCAACAAGAAGATCTACAATTACTTCCCTTATCCTTA CTTTGTGTCAGTGATCCATTTGTTGGTTGGAGTTGTTTACTGTTTGGTTAGCTGGGCCGTTGGTCTTCCTAAGCGCGCC CCAATTGACTCAAACCTCCTGAAGCTGTTGATACCTGTTGCCGTGTGTCATGCGTTAGGCCATGTGACCAGTAATGTTTCATTTGCAGCAGTTGCTGTCTCCTTCACTCATACAATCAAAG CTCTTGAGCCCTTCTTCAATGCTGCTGcttctcaatttattttgggaCAGTCAATACCCATTACACTGTGGCTTTCACTTGCTCCCGTGGTTATTG GTGTTTCCATGGCATCATTGACTGAGCTCTCATTCAATTGGATTGGCTTTATCAGTGCTATGATTTCCAACATCTCTTTCACTTACAGGAGTATCTACTCGAAGAAAGCTATG ACTGATATGGACAGCACTAATATCTATGCTTACATTTCCATCATTGCTCTCTTTGTCTGTATTCCACCTGCCATTATT TTCGAGGGACCTCAATTAATGAAGTATGGTTTTAATGATGCAATTGCTAAAGTGGGTACAACCAAGTTCATCACAGACCTCTTCTGGGTTGGAATGTTTTATCACCTCTACAACCAG TTGGCTACCAACACTTTGGAGAGGGTTGCACCTCTTACACATGCAGTCGGCAATGTGCTGAAACGTGTGTTTGTGATTGGCTTCTCAATCGTTGTCTTTG GTAACAAGATTTCAACACAAACTGGGATCGGAACATGCATTGCAATTGCTGGAGTGGCAATGTACTCCTTCCTGAAGGCTAAGATTGAAGAAGAGAAACGA CAGGGAAAAACAGCATGA
- the LOC8258423 gene encoding triose phosphate/phosphate translocator TPT, chloroplastic isoform X3, which yields MESRVLSRATTTLSSLPHLRRPMRESNTTSFVSMKPIGTVGEGGNLIWGRQLRPSLLLESSPATKRENLRPTMAAASSPAEGSDSSGDKVAPVGFFEKYPALVTGFFFFMWYFLNVIFNILNKKIYNYFPYPYFVSVIHLLVGVVYCLVSWAVGLPKRAPIDSNLLKLLIPVAVCHALGHVTSNVSFAAVAVSFTHTIKALEPFFNAAASQFILGQSIPITLWLSLAPVVIGVSMASLTELSFNWIGFISAMISNISFTYRSIYSKKAMTDMDSTNIYAYISIIALFVCIPPAIIFEGPQLMKYGFNDAIAKVGTTKFITDLFWVGMFYHLYNQLATNTLERVAPLTHAVGNVLKRVFVIGFSIVVFGNKISTQTGIGTCIAIAGVAMYSFLKAKIEEEKRGKTA from the exons ATGGAGTCGCGAGTATTGTCACGCGCCACCACCACTCTCTCCTCTTTGCCTCACTTACGGAGGCCTATGCGAGAGAGCAATACTACCAGTTTCGTTTCAATGAAACCGATCGGAACTGTCGGTGAAGGCGGGAACCTGATATGGGGAAGGCAACTCCGGCCATCTCTGCTTTTGGAAAGCTCTCCAGCAACCAAACGGGAGAATCTCCGCCCAACAATGGCTGCTGCTTCTTCTCCTGCTGAAGGAAGCGATTCCTCCGG GGATAAAGTTGCTCCGGTCggattttttgaaaaatatccGGCACTCGTTACCggattcttcttcttcatgtG GTACTTCTTGAACGTGATATTTAACATACTCAACAAGAAGATCTACAATTACTTCCCTTATCCTTA CTTTGTGTCAGTGATCCATTTGTTGGTTGGAGTTGTTTACTGTTTGGTTAGCTGGGCCGTTGGTCTTCCTAAGCGCGCC CCAATTGACTCAAACCTCCTGAAGCTGTTGATACCTGTTGCCGTGTGTCATGCGTTAGGCCATGTGACCAGTAATGTTTCATTTGCAGCAGTTGCTGTCTCCTTCACTCATACAATCAAAG CTCTTGAGCCCTTCTTCAATGCTGCTGcttctcaatttattttgggaCAGTCAATACCCATTACACTGTGGCTTTCACTTGCTCCCGTGGTTATTG GTGTTTCCATGGCATCATTGACTGAGCTCTCATTCAATTGGATTGGCTTTATCAGTGCTATGATTTCCAACATCTCTTTCACTTACAGGAGTATCTACTCGAAGAAAGCTATG ACTGATATGGACAGCACTAATATCTATGCTTACATTTCCATCATTGCTCTCTTTGTCTGTATTCCACCTGCCATTATT TTCGAGGGACCTCAATTAATGAAGTATGGTTTTAATGATGCAATTGCTAAAGTGGGTACAACCAAGTTCATCACAGACCTCTTCTGGGTTGGAATGTTTTATCACCTCTACAACCAG TTGGCTACCAACACTTTGGAGAGGGTTGCACCTCTTACACATGCAGTCGGCAATGTGCTGAAACGTGTGTTTGTGATTGGCTTCTCAATCGTTGTCTTTG GTAACAAGATTTCAACACAAACTGGGATCGGAACATGCATTGCAATTGCTGGAGTGGCAATGTACTCCTTCCTGAAGGCTAAGATTGAAGAAGAGAAACGA GGAAAAACAGCATGA
- the LOC8258423 gene encoding triose phosphate/phosphate translocator TPT, chloroplastic isoform X4 codes for MWYFLNVIFNILNKKIYNYFPYPYFVSVIHLLVGVVYCLVSWAVGLPKRAPIDSNLLKLLIPVAVCHALGHVTSNVSFAAVAVSFTHTIKALEPFFNAAASQFILGQSIPITLWLSLAPVVIGVSMASLTELSFNWIGFISAMISNISFTYRSIYSKKAMTDMDSTNIYAYISIIALFVCIPPAIIFEGPQLMKYGFNDAIAKVGTTKFITDLFWVGMFYHLYNQLATNTLERVAPLTHAVGNVLKRVFVIGFSIVVFGNKISTQTGIGTCIAIAGVAMYSFLKAKIEEEKRQGKTA; via the exons atgtG GTACTTCTTGAACGTGATATTTAACATACTCAACAAGAAGATCTACAATTACTTCCCTTATCCTTA CTTTGTGTCAGTGATCCATTTGTTGGTTGGAGTTGTTTACTGTTTGGTTAGCTGGGCCGTTGGTCTTCCTAAGCGCGCC CCAATTGACTCAAACCTCCTGAAGCTGTTGATACCTGTTGCCGTGTGTCATGCGTTAGGCCATGTGACCAGTAATGTTTCATTTGCAGCAGTTGCTGTCTCCTTCACTCATACAATCAAAG CTCTTGAGCCCTTCTTCAATGCTGCTGcttctcaatttattttgggaCAGTCAATACCCATTACACTGTGGCTTTCACTTGCTCCCGTGGTTATTG GTGTTTCCATGGCATCATTGACTGAGCTCTCATTCAATTGGATTGGCTTTATCAGTGCTATGATTTCCAACATCTCTTTCACTTACAGGAGTATCTACTCGAAGAAAGCTATG ACTGATATGGACAGCACTAATATCTATGCTTACATTTCCATCATTGCTCTCTTTGTCTGTATTCCACCTGCCATTATT TTCGAGGGACCTCAATTAATGAAGTATGGTTTTAATGATGCAATTGCTAAAGTGGGTACAACCAAGTTCATCACAGACCTCTTCTGGGTTGGAATGTTTTATCACCTCTACAACCAG TTGGCTACCAACACTTTGGAGAGGGTTGCACCTCTTACACATGCAGTCGGCAATGTGCTGAAACGTGTGTTTGTGATTGGCTTCTCAATCGTTGTCTTTG GTAACAAGATTTCAACACAAACTGGGATCGGAACATGCATTGCAATTGCTGGAGTGGCAATGTACTCCTTCCTGAAGGCTAAGATTGAAGAAGAGAAACGA CAGGGAAAAACAGCATGA